A genome region from Rhizobium sp. N324 includes the following:
- a CDS encoding ABC transporter ATP-binding protein — protein sequence MAEELETERPDVREDGRRPPRAVVGSHRVEEEMFGKAFDGNIVKRIWAFVHPYRRQVAWSVVAVLTFTMMQLLIPLIIRYAIDHGMSPGGSHSALIWSIAAFAIAILINFAASYAQETLVGGVAEDVLFDIRRAMFSHLQRVSLSFMDKTEVGRLMSRLQGDVNSMQEFLETSVLSVGDIVLLFGIVFVMLYLDFKLGLLTLSVLPVLFIVRLFWLPLARKSFMAAHETNSVAAGALAEAIHGVRAVQSMDRQGVNFTLYDDKAHANLQTHLTAARYAQVMVPIVDSLTGVAMALVIVVGGARVLNQALDVGVLVAFLFYIQRFFDPIRSLTLQYSVMQRAMASGQRLTEVLDVPVDIKDAPNAKALSRDMDGSVEFKDVVFGYNPKHPVLKHVSFKVNPGETVALVGPTGSGKSSCMSLIHRFYDVQQGQVLVGGHDVRDLTQDSLGAQIAMVLQEPFLFTGTVFENIRYHKAEATREQVIEAAKAVGAHEFVMRLPDGYDSVLGERGGNLSLGQRQLLSFARALVADAKILVLDEATANIDSYTEMLIQKALVKLLENRTGLVIAHRLATIREADRIIVLQNGEIIESGDHRQLMKNGKLYSRLYNLNYASFDDIPEDVLEETTATQSAT from the coding sequence ATGGCCGAGGAACTGGAAACCGAGCGTCCCGACGTTCGCGAGGATGGGCGCCGCCCGCCGCGGGCGGTGGTCGGTTCGCATCGCGTCGAGGAGGAGATGTTCGGCAAGGCCTTCGACGGCAACATCGTCAAGCGCATCTGGGCTTTCGTTCATCCCTATCGCCGCCAGGTCGCCTGGTCGGTCGTCGCCGTCCTCACCTTCACGATGATGCAATTGCTGATCCCGCTGATCATCCGTTACGCCATCGACCACGGCATGTCGCCGGGCGGCAGCCATTCGGCGCTGATCTGGTCGATCGCCGCCTTCGCCATCGCCATCCTTATCAACTTTGCGGCAAGCTACGCGCAGGAGACGCTGGTCGGCGGCGTGGCGGAGGACGTGCTCTTCGATATCCGCAGGGCGATGTTCTCGCATCTGCAGCGTGTCTCGCTCTCCTTCATGGACAAGACCGAAGTGGGGCGCCTGATGTCGCGCCTGCAAGGCGACGTCAATTCGATGCAGGAATTCCTCGAAACCTCGGTTCTCTCGGTCGGCGACATCGTGCTGCTCTTCGGCATCGTTTTCGTGATGCTCTATCTCGATTTCAAGCTGGGGCTGCTGACGCTTTCGGTGTTGCCGGTGCTGTTCATCGTCCGGCTGTTCTGGCTGCCGCTCGCCCGCAAATCCTTCATGGCCGCCCACGAGACCAATTCGGTTGCAGCCGGCGCCCTTGCCGAAGCCATCCACGGCGTGCGCGCCGTCCAGAGCATGGACCGGCAGGGCGTCAACTTCACCCTTTACGACGACAAGGCGCATGCCAACTTGCAGACGCATCTGACGGCGGCGCGTTATGCACAGGTGATGGTGCCGATCGTCGACAGCCTGACGGGCGTCGCCATGGCGCTGGTCATCGTCGTCGGCGGCGCCCGCGTTCTCAACCAGGCGCTCGATGTCGGCGTGCTCGTCGCCTTCCTGTTCTATATCCAGCGCTTCTTCGACCCGATCCGGTCACTGACGCTGCAATATTCGGTGATGCAGCGCGCCATGGCGTCGGGCCAGCGGCTGACCGAGGTGCTCGACGTGCCGGTCGACATCAAGGACGCGCCCAATGCCAAGGCGCTATCGCGCGACATGGACGGCTCGGTCGAATTCAAGGACGTCGTCTTCGGCTACAACCCGAAGCATCCGGTGCTGAAACATGTGAGCTTCAAGGTCAATCCCGGCGAGACGGTGGCGCTCGTCGGGCCGACGGGCTCGGGCAAATCGAGCTGCATGTCACTGATTCACCGCTTCTACGACGTGCAGCAGGGCCAAGTGCTGGTCGGTGGCCACGACGTGCGCGACCTGACGCAGGATTCGCTCGGCGCGCAGATCGCCATGGTGCTGCAGGAACCCTTCCTCTTCACCGGCACCGTCTTCGAAAACATCCGCTACCACAAGGCGGAAGCGACGCGTGAACAGGTGATCGAGGCGGCCAAGGCCGTCGGCGCCCATGAATTCGTCATGCGCCTGCCCGATGGTTACGACAGCGTTCTCGGCGAGCGCGGCGGCAATCTTTCGCTCGGCCAGCGCCAACTTTTGAGCTTTGCCCGCGCGCTGGTGGCGGATGCGAAGATCCTGGTGCTCGACGAGGCGACGGCCAATATCGACAGCTACACCGAGATGCTGATCCAGAAGGCTTTGGTGAAGCTGCTCGAAAATCGCACCGGCCTCGTCATCGCCCATCGCCTCGCCACGATCCGCGAGGCCGACCGCATCATCGTGCTGCAGAACGGCGAGATCATCGAAAGCGGCGACCACCGGCAATTGATGAAGAACGGCAAGCTCTATTCCAGGCTCTATAACCTCAACTACGCCTCCTTCGACGATATTCCCGAAGACGTGCTGGAAGAGACGACGGCGACGCAATCGGCGACCTAA
- a CDS encoding flavodoxin family protein, which translates to MPLKALALNATLKTSDAKEPSSTDRMIGLIDKALSEYDVTTDVLRLADFNVKPGVTSDEGAGDDWPDIRAKLLAADILIMATPIWLGQPSSVCKRALERMDAFLDETDDQGRMVSYGRVAAVAVVGNEDGAHHVSAELFQALNDVGFTIPANAVAYWVGEAMGSKNFVDLDKVPKVVTTSVDMLARNTAHLASLLKAKPYPGEEG; encoded by the coding sequence ATGCCGCTGAAAGCCCTCGCTCTCAATGCAACACTGAAGACCAGCGACGCCAAGGAGCCGTCCTCCACCGACCGGATGATCGGTCTCATCGACAAGGCACTGTCCGAATATGACGTCACGACCGACGTGCTGCGGCTTGCCGATTTCAACGTCAAGCCGGGCGTTACATCCGACGAAGGCGCAGGCGACGACTGGCCCGATATTCGCGCCAAGCTGCTCGCCGCCGACATCCTAATCATGGCGACGCCGATCTGGCTCGGCCAGCCGTCGAGCGTCTGCAAGCGGGCGCTGGAGCGCATGGACGCCTTCCTCGACGAGACCGACGACCAGGGCCGCATGGTCTCCTATGGCAGGGTCGCGGCCGTCGCCGTCGTCGGCAACGAGGACGGCGCCCATCATGTGTCGGCCGAGCTTTTCCAGGCGCTGAACGATGTCGGCTTCACCATTCCGGCCAATGCCGTCGCCTACTGGGTCGGCGAGGCGATGGGTTCCAAGAATTTCGTCGACCTCGACAAGGTGCCGAAGGTCGTGACGACATCAGTCGACATGCTGGCGCGCAACACGGCGCATCTGGCGAGCCTGCTGAAGGCCAAGCCATATCCAGGCGAGGAAGGCTGA
- a CDS encoding ABC transporter ATP-binding protein: protein MALATAAGWGRGLFTLVRITMMAFRHPWQSGFAIGATLVASTFQLMIPRLLGQAVDHTQMAMSGGAAGQAAQDALLTTALLLLGASVLRGLFTMVQNYYSEAVGHHIGYELRLACYEKIQRLSFSFHDTVHSGDLITIGLLDLEGVRMYFSTALVRMILLTVLIGIGAYMLLSTDMVLGLLALSFVPFVGWRSSVTQLRLRATWLDLQERLSVLTRIMEENLGGIRVVRAFAAQDHEMSKFEAASKNALALAHQRVGIRVINTSAMTFSFFAAMGLVLFVGGGKVMSGEITVGTLASFLTFMTILQMPVRQLGLMVNAFARASTCGSRLFNLLDLDISIKDAPDARDLAVTDGVLRFENVSFAYPGSEKRTVLHDVSFEARRGQTIGIVGPPGSGKSTIAHLIPRFYDVTGGKITIDGQDIRKATLQSLRRAVAVVQQDSFLFTTTIENNIAYGDPWAKEGRIERASESAQLHNYVLGLPTGYGTVVGERGVSLSGGQRQRLSIARALMLKPAVMVFDDSTAAIDAATEQRIRSAMRRYAADRVTIIVAHRLSSLMHADQILFVEDGRIVERGTHAALLALGGRYKALYELQVRPGDEVLSA, encoded by the coding sequence ATGGCGCTTGCAACTGCGGCAGGCTGGGGCCGAGGCCTCTTCACATTGGTGCGCATCACCATGATGGCCTTCCGCCACCCCTGGCAATCGGGCTTTGCGATCGGCGCCACGCTTGTCGCCTCGACCTTCCAGCTGATGATCCCGCGCCTCCTCGGCCAGGCCGTCGACCACACGCAGATGGCGATGAGCGGCGGCGCGGCCGGCCAGGCGGCGCAGGACGCGCTTCTGACCACGGCGCTGCTGCTGCTCGGCGCCAGCGTGCTGCGCGGCCTCTTTACCATGGTGCAGAACTATTACAGCGAAGCCGTCGGCCACCACATCGGCTACGAATTGCGGCTGGCCTGCTATGAAAAGATCCAGCGGCTGTCCTTCAGCTTTCACGACACCGTACACTCCGGCGATCTGATCACCATCGGCCTGCTCGATCTCGAAGGCGTGCGCATGTATTTTTCCACCGCGCTCGTCCGGATGATCCTGCTCACAGTGCTGATCGGCATCGGCGCCTATATGCTGCTGTCGACCGACATGGTGCTCGGCCTTCTCGCGCTCTCCTTCGTGCCCTTCGTCGGCTGGCGCTCTTCGGTGACGCAGCTCAGGCTGCGCGCCACCTGGCTCGACCTGCAGGAGCGGCTGTCGGTGCTGACCCGCATCATGGAGGAGAATCTCGGCGGCATCCGCGTCGTGCGCGCCTTTGCCGCGCAGGACCACGAAATGTCGAAATTCGAGGCAGCCTCGAAAAATGCATTGGCGCTCGCCCATCAGCGCGTCGGCATCCGCGTGATCAATACCAGCGCCATGACCTTTTCCTTCTTCGCGGCGATGGGCCTGGTGCTTTTCGTCGGCGGCGGCAAGGTGATGTCGGGCGAGATCACCGTCGGCACGCTCGCCTCGTTCCTGACCTTCATGACCATATTGCAGATGCCGGTGCGCCAGCTCGGGCTGATGGTCAATGCCTTTGCCCGCGCCTCCACCTGCGGCTCGCGCCTCTTCAACCTGCTCGATCTCGATATATCGATCAAGGACGCGCCGGATGCGAGGGACTTGGCGGTGACGGACGGCGTGCTGCGCTTCGAGAATGTCAGCTTCGCCTATCCCGGGTCGGAAAAACGCACCGTGCTCCACGATGTCTCCTTCGAGGCTCGGCGCGGCCAGACGATCGGCATCGTCGGGCCTCCCGGCAGCGGCAAGTCGACCATCGCCCATCTGATCCCGCGCTTCTACGACGTCACCGGCGGCAAGATCACCATCGACGGCCAGGATATCCGCAAGGCGACACTGCAATCGCTGCGCCGGGCCGTTGCCGTCGTCCAGCAGGATTCCTTCCTGTTCACCACGACGATCGAAAACAATATCGCCTATGGCGACCCCTGGGCGAAGGAAGGCCGCATCGAACGCGCCAGCGAAAGTGCCCAGCTGCACAATTACGTGCTCGGCCTGCCCACCGGCTACGGCACCGTCGTCGGCGAGCGCGGCGTTTCGCTGTCCGGCGGCCAGCGGCAGCGTCTTTCGATCGCCCGCGCGCTGATGCTGAAGCCTGCGGTGATGGTGTTCGACGATTCCACCGCGGCGATCGACGCGGCCACCGAGCAGCGCATCCGCAGCGCCATGCGCCGCTATGCCGCCGACCGCGTGACGATCATCGTCGCCCACCGCCTGAGCTCGCTGATGCATGCCGACCAGATCCTGTTCGTCGAAGACGGAAGGATCGTCGAGCGCGGAACCCATGCGGCGCTGCTGGCGCTCGGCGGACGCTACAAGGCGCTCTATGAACTGCAGGTGCGGCCGGGCGACGAGGTGTTGAGCGCGTAA